From Cannabis sativa cultivar Pink pepper isolate KNU-18-1 chromosome 8, ASM2916894v1, whole genome shotgun sequence, a single genomic window includes:
- the LOC115701179 gene encoding probable terpene synthase 9 isoform X2: protein MSSIIYSPFTSLLPLKPISSASSTATINTRLKNRFRSSILVVLRPQQRRSAKYHPTVWENKHIDSFFTPYNYELHSERLQELKQVTSTSLRTTKDPCILLKLIDSIQRLGLEYHFENEIEEAVSFIYAHNDQTTSNDLFMTALRFRILRQHGLFVGSDVFDRFRGRDGKFLDSLSSNKHGILSLYEASHLGMAEENVLEEAKSFTTKRLRYFSAGKMDNTLFGKQVKQSLEVPLYWRMPRSEARNFIDLYQMDETKSVTLLELAKLDYNLVQSVHQNELKELGRWWENLGFKKNLPFARDRVVENYLWAMGIVSEPQFSKCRIGLTKFVCILTAIDDVYDIYGSLDELELFTNAVESWDIRAIRDEFPLYLKTCYLGMLNFGNEVIDDVLQNHGLNISSYIKEEVCSG from the exons ATGTCATCGATTATTTATTCCCCGTTTACTTCTCTACTTCCACTAAAGCCAATATCATCAGCATCATCAACAGCAACAATTAATACAAGATTAAAAAACCGATTCCGATCATCAATACTAGTAGTACTACGACCCCAGCAAAGACGCTCAGCTAAGTACCATCCTACAGTTTGGGAAAATAAGCATATCGACTCTTTCTTTACTCCCTACAAC TATGAGTTACACTCTGAACGACTACAAGAGTTGAAGCAAGTTACGAGTACTTCACTTAGAACCACAAAAGACCCTTGTATTCTCTTGAAGCTTATTGATTCTATCCAAAGGTTGGGACTCGAATATCACTTCGAAAATGAGATTGAAGAAGCTGTTTCTTTCATTTACGCACATAATGATCAAACTACTAGTAATGATCTCTTCATGACAGCACTTAGATTTCGTATTCTTAGGCAACATGGCTTATTTGTTGGCTCAG ATGTGTTTGACAGATTTAGAGGCAGAGATGGGAAATTCTTGGACAGCTTAAGCAGTAACAAGCATGGAATTTTGAGTTTGTATGAAGCTTCACACCTTGGAATGGCTGAAGAAAATGTTTTGGAGGAAGCCAAGAGTTTCACCACCAAAAGGCTAAGATATTTCTCAGCTGGGAAAATGGATAATACTTTGTTTGGTAAGCAAGTGAAACAATCACTGGAAGTTCCACTGTATTGGAGGATGCCAAGATCTGAAGCTAGGAATTTCATTGATCTCTACCAAATGGATGAGACAAAGAGTGTGACTTTGCTTGAGTTGGCTAAGTTGGATTATAATCTGGTCCAATCTGTGCATCAAAATGAGCTTAAGGAGTTGGGAAG gTGGTGGGAAAATTTGGGATTCAAGAAAAATCTACCTTTTGCAAGAGATCGTGTGGTGGAGAACTATTTGTGGGCCATGGGAATCGTATCTGAGCCACAGTTCTCCAAATGCAGGATAGGCTTAACCAAGTTCGTTTGCATATTAACAGCAATAGATGATGTTTATGACATATATGGATCATTAGATGAGCTTGAACTTTTCACAAATGCAGTAGAAAG CTGGGACATAAGGGCAATAAGGGATGAATTTCCTCTTTATTTGAAAACATGCTATCTTGGCATGCTTAATTTTGGTAATGAAGTGATCGATGATGTTCTTCAAAACCATGGCTTGAATATTTCCTCCTACATTAAAGAAGAGGTATGTAG TGGTTAA
- the LOC115701179 gene encoding probable terpene synthase 9 isoform X1 — protein sequence MSSIIYSPFTSLLPLKPISSASSTATINTRLKNRFRSSILVVLRPQQRRSAKYHPTVWENKHIDSFFTPYNYELHSERLQELKQVTSTSLRTTKDPCILLKLIDSIQRLGLEYHFENEIEEAVSFIYAHNDQTTSNDLFMTALRFRILRQHGLFVGSDVFDRFRGRDGKFLDSLSSNKHGILSLYEASHLGMAEENVLEEAKSFTTKRLRYFSAGKMDNTLFGKQVKQSLEVPLYWRMPRSEARNFIDLYQMDETKSVTLLELAKLDYNLVQSVHQNELKELGRWWENLGFKKNLPFARDRVVENYLWAMGIVSEPQFSKCRIGLTKFVCILTAIDDVYDIYGSLDELELFTNAVESWDIRAIRDEFPLYLKTCYLGMLNFGNEVIDDVLQNHGLNISSYIKEEWLNLCKSYLVEARWFYNDYTPSLNEYLENSSTSVGGHAAIVHACILLLDGSIPETLLDYNFNHFHSKLIYWSSLITRLSDDLGTSKDELKRGDVKKSVECYMAEKGIWEEEEAINHIKELRRNSWKMVNKEIIIGNNCLPKIMVKMCLNMARTAQFIFQHGDGIGTSTGATKHRLASLIVKPVHIDPCSKPINGLGDSHITIKTKIKK from the exons ATGTCATCGATTATTTATTCCCCGTTTACTTCTCTACTTCCACTAAAGCCAATATCATCAGCATCATCAACAGCAACAATTAATACAAGATTAAAAAACCGATTCCGATCATCAATACTAGTAGTACTACGACCCCAGCAAAGACGCTCAGCTAAGTACCATCCTACAGTTTGGGAAAATAAGCATATCGACTCTTTCTTTACTCCCTACAAC TATGAGTTACACTCTGAACGACTACAAGAGTTGAAGCAAGTTACGAGTACTTCACTTAGAACCACAAAAGACCCTTGTATTCTCTTGAAGCTTATTGATTCTATCCAAAGGTTGGGACTCGAATATCACTTCGAAAATGAGATTGAAGAAGCTGTTTCTTTCATTTACGCACATAATGATCAAACTACTAGTAATGATCTCTTCATGACAGCACTTAGATTTCGTATTCTTAGGCAACATGGCTTATTTGTTGGCTCAG ATGTGTTTGACAGATTTAGAGGCAGAGATGGGAAATTCTTGGACAGCTTAAGCAGTAACAAGCATGGAATTTTGAGTTTGTATGAAGCTTCACACCTTGGAATGGCTGAAGAAAATGTTTTGGAGGAAGCCAAGAGTTTCACCACCAAAAGGCTAAGATATTTCTCAGCTGGGAAAATGGATAATACTTTGTTTGGTAAGCAAGTGAAACAATCACTGGAAGTTCCACTGTATTGGAGGATGCCAAGATCTGAAGCTAGGAATTTCATTGATCTCTACCAAATGGATGAGACAAAGAGTGTGACTTTGCTTGAGTTGGCTAAGTTGGATTATAATCTGGTCCAATCTGTGCATCAAAATGAGCTTAAGGAGTTGGGAAG gTGGTGGGAAAATTTGGGATTCAAGAAAAATCTACCTTTTGCAAGAGATCGTGTGGTGGAGAACTATTTGTGGGCCATGGGAATCGTATCTGAGCCACAGTTCTCCAAATGCAGGATAGGCTTAACCAAGTTCGTTTGCATATTAACAGCAATAGATGATGTTTATGACATATATGGATCATTAGATGAGCTTGAACTTTTCACAAATGCAGTAGAAAG CTGGGACATAAGGGCAATAAGGGATGAATTTCCTCTTTATTTGAAAACATGCTATCTTGGCATGCTTAATTTTGGTAATGAAGTGATCGATGATGTTCTTCAAAACCATGGCTTGAATATTTCCTCCTACATTAAAGAAGAG TGGTTAAATCTCTGCAAATCATATCTTGTAGAAGCAAGGTGGTTTTATAATGATTATACACCAAGTTTGAATGAATACTTGGAAAATTCATCTACTTCAGTTGGTGGTCATGCAGCTATAGTTCATGCTTGTATTTTACTCTTAGATGGCTCCATACCCGAAACCTTACTGGATTACAATTTCAACCATTTTCACTCTAAGCTGATTTATTGGTCATCTCTTATAACAAGGCTTAGTGATGATTTAGGAACTTCAAAG GATGAGCTTAAAAGAGGAGATGTGAAGAAATCAGTGGAGTGCTACATGGCAGAGAAAGGAATatgggaagaagaagaagcaataaatcacataaaagaATTGAGAAGAAATTCATGGAAAATGGTGAACAAGGAGATAATAATTGGGAATAATTGCCTGCCAAAAATAATGGTGAAGATGTGCTTGAACATGGCAAGAACTGCTCAATTCATATTCCAACATGGTGATGGAATTGGCACATCAACTGGGGCCACCAAACATCGTTTAGCCTCATTGATTGTCAAGCCTGTACACATCGATCCATGTTCCAAACCAATTAATGGACTTGGAGACTCACATATAaccataaaaactaaaataaaaaaataa